In a single window of the Papaver somniferum cultivar HN1 chromosome 8, ASM357369v1, whole genome shotgun sequence genome:
- the LOC113304047 gene encoding 25.3 kDa vesicle transport protein-like → MVKLTVVGRAYDGLPVAHFPRVKNEEDMSMLFYKQQAEFIVKEICRGALLPSKMSMNIDDQYCFNYLIEKGISYITLCESSYPRYLAFQYLQDLNKEIEKLDTNFLHTLTKPYSFIKFDNVIAKIRRRYLDTRTQANLSILNANLRQDLDVIIEDISKIIEDRKRSVIH, encoded by the exons ATGGTAAAGTTAACGGTCGTCGGGAGAGCATATGACGGGTTACCTGTTGCACATTTCCCTCGTGTTAAAAACGAAGAGGACATGAGTATGTTGTTTTACAAACAACAAGCTGAATTCATAGTAAAGGAGATTTGTAGAGGAGCTCTTCTACCTTCAAAAATGTCAATGAACATTGATGATCAATATTGCTTCAA CTACTTGATCGAGAAGGGGATATCTTATATCACATTATGCGAGTCCTCATATCCAAGATATTTAGCTTTTCAATATCTACAGGATTTGAATAAGGAGATTGAGAAGCTTGATACCAATTTTCTACACACACTGACCAAACCATACAGCTTCATTAAATTTG ATAATGTCATTGCCAAAATTCGACGGCGTTATTTAGATACTAGAACTCAAGCCAACCTCTCCATACTAAATGCAAATCTCCGACAAGACTTGGATGTTATCATTGAAGATATCTCAAAAATCATAGAGGACAGGAAAAGATCAGT AATTCATTGA